One Paraburkholderia agricolaris genomic region harbors:
- a CDS encoding SRPBCC family protein translates to MNFEHLIQINDPLNPLVDPITREQLWEGLVLRAEQPQLFVIGLDSCTILSREADTLERELHYGQATVRDRVTLQDRQSVRYDILPTADYVGGSLTMTIEQPDELQLFLRFEYTTTLPVSDDQDAVQTQEIVKSAYRENDIDTVRLIRQYVVARQEPGSLH, encoded by the coding sequence TTGAATTTCGAACACCTTATCCAGATCAACGATCCGTTGAATCCGCTTGTCGACCCGATAACCCGCGAGCAGTTGTGGGAAGGTCTCGTGCTCCGGGCTGAACAGCCGCAACTGTTCGTGATCGGCCTCGACAGCTGCACCATCCTTTCGCGCGAAGCCGACACGCTCGAACGGGAACTGCACTACGGCCAGGCCACCGTGCGCGACCGTGTCACGCTGCAGGATCGCCAGAGCGTGCGCTACGACATTCTGCCGACGGCGGACTATGTCGGCGGCTCGCTGACCATGACGATCGAGCAGCCCGACGAACTGCAGTTGTTCCTGCGCTTCGAATACACGACCACCCTGCCCGTGTCCGACGACCAGGACGCCGTGCAGACGCAGGAAATCGTGAAGTCGGCGTATCGCGAGAACGATATCGATACGGTGCGGCTGATCCGCCAGTATGTCGTGGCGAGGCAAGAACCCGGTTCGTTGCATTGA
- the hemP gene encoding hemin uptake protein HemP: protein MTDLTRSSTLSLRRPAAALTSRPKPSTATATTTAAKPAADRANGASEKSDRVVRSDALLQGHSHVSIVHNGETYQLRATRLGKLILTK, encoded by the coding sequence ATGACCGATCTCACGCGCTCTTCAACCCTCAGCCTGCGTCGCCCGGCGGCCGCGCTGACCAGCCGTCCGAAACCGTCGACGGCGACGGCGACGACAACCGCCGCGAAGCCGGCAGCGGATCGCGCCAACGGTGCCAGCGAAAAGTCGGATCGGGTCGTGCGCAGCGACGCACTGCTGCAAGGACACAGTCACGTCAGCATCGTGCATAACGGCGAAACCTATCAACTGCGCGCAACGCGCTTAGGCAAGCTGATCCTGACGAAGTAA
- a CDS encoding 4Fe-4S binding protein, protein MSAVMTRPGRLAAAGQWMQRHGSLIRGIQWVVVAVYAFLILVPAVMPLPDDTAHLWSNLTLAAQFVFWGIWWPFVLLSMVMLGRVWCGVLCPEGALAEFASKYGRGRAIPRWMRWGGWPFVAFGITTIYGQMVSVYQYPKAVLLVLGGSTFAAMIIGLLYGREKRVWCKYLCPVNGVFSLLARLAPFHYKVDEDAWRRSYKNGEHGHRVIPINCAPLVPLRNMKGAADCHMCGRCSGHRDAVALTWRAPSSEVVQLGDKQANPWDTALILYGLLGIAIGAFHWTASRWFIDLKMFFANWLVDHDITWPLDTNAPWFLFTHYPEQNDVFSWLDGTMVIGYILATALVYGTALLVLLMGATRMLGRFNTVRLHHLTQGLIPIAGAGVFLGLSATTLSLLRAEHVPLWWASDMRIAILAIANLWSAWLAWLVTRRYSERFVQRSLAMVWFAAALAVVDSAWWLMFWGWASK, encoded by the coding sequence ATGAGTGCCGTGATGACTCGTCCGGGCCGGCTCGCTGCGGCCGGGCAGTGGATGCAGCGTCATGGCAGCCTGATCCGCGGCATTCAGTGGGTCGTGGTGGCCGTGTACGCGTTCCTGATTCTGGTGCCGGCGGTGATGCCGCTACCTGACGATACCGCGCATCTGTGGAGCAACCTGACGCTTGCCGCGCAGTTCGTGTTCTGGGGCATCTGGTGGCCGTTCGTGCTGCTGTCGATGGTGATGCTCGGCCGTGTCTGGTGCGGTGTGCTGTGTCCGGAGGGTGCGCTCGCGGAATTCGCGAGCAAGTATGGCCGCGGCCGGGCGATTCCCCGCTGGATGCGCTGGGGCGGCTGGCCATTCGTCGCGTTCGGCATTACGACCATCTACGGCCAGATGGTCAGCGTCTACCAGTATCCGAAAGCGGTGCTGCTGGTGCTCGGCGGTTCGACTTTCGCGGCAATGATCATCGGCTTGCTATACGGACGCGAGAAGCGCGTCTGGTGCAAGTATCTGTGCCCCGTCAACGGGGTTTTTTCGCTACTGGCGCGTCTCGCGCCGTTCCACTACAAAGTCGATGAAGATGCGTGGCGCCGGTCGTACAAGAACGGCGAGCACGGGCATCGCGTGATTCCAATCAACTGCGCGCCGCTGGTACCGCTGCGCAATATGAAGGGCGCGGCGGATTGCCATATGTGCGGCCGTTGCAGCGGGCATCGCGACGCGGTCGCGCTGACGTGGCGTGCGCCGTCGTCGGAAGTCGTGCAGCTCGGCGACAAACAGGCGAACCCGTGGGATACCGCATTGATCCTGTACGGCCTGCTCGGTATCGCGATCGGCGCGTTCCACTGGACCGCTTCGCGCTGGTTCATCGACCTGAAGATGTTCTTCGCCAACTGGCTGGTCGATCACGACATCACCTGGCCGCTCGACACCAACGCGCCGTGGTTCCTGTTCACGCATTACCCTGAGCAGAACGACGTATTCTCGTGGCTCGACGGCACGATGGTGATCGGCTACATCCTCGCGACCGCGCTGGTGTACGGCACCGCGTTGCTGGTGTTGCTGATGGGCGCGACGCGCATGCTGGGGCGCTTCAATACCGTGCGTCTGCATCATTTGACGCAAGGCCTCATTCCGATCGCAGGCGCAGGGGTGTTCCTTGGCTTGTCGGCGACCACGCTGTCGCTGCTGCGCGCGGAACATGTGCCGTTATGGTGGGCGTCGGATATGCGTATCGCGATTCTGGCGATTGCCAACCTGTGGAGTGCGTGGCTCGCGTGGCTCGTCACACGCCGTTATAGCGAGCGCTTCGTTCAACGCAGCCTCGCGATGGTGTGGTTCGCCGCGGCGCTGGCGGTGGTCGATAGTGCGTGGTGGCTGATGTTCTGGGGCTGGGCGTCGAAGTAG
- a CDS encoding FTR1 family iron permease gives MGQILFIVWRESVEALLVVGILYAWLKNGDDDARRGLPYLWGGVAAGLIAAVALGAALVGFTEVLSGDAQDYFQTAMVLVACVLIVQMVLWMKQHGRSLKRDMEQSLQKSKHDSNWWGVALLVALAIAREGSETVIFLYGLGFGQSGQVDGSQMLAVAIGLGLAFLTFYVLQLGGKIFSWRLFFRVTEIMLLFLGAGLFQTGVDKLIDKEILPTIVGQMWNSSAILDDSSTFGSLVATLTGYRAHPALMNLIAYAVYWLVVYLLVRRANRKPAQQAAGRAA, from the coding sequence ATGGGTCAGATTCTATTCATCGTGTGGCGGGAAAGTGTTGAGGCGCTGCTGGTGGTCGGCATCCTGTACGCATGGTTGAAAAATGGCGACGACGATGCGCGCCGTGGTTTGCCGTACCTGTGGGGCGGCGTCGCGGCCGGTCTGATCGCGGCGGTCGCACTCGGCGCGGCGCTGGTCGGTTTCACCGAGGTGCTTTCCGGTGACGCGCAGGATTATTTCCAGACCGCGATGGTGCTGGTCGCCTGTGTGCTGATCGTGCAGATGGTGCTGTGGATGAAGCAGCATGGCCGCTCGCTCAAGCGCGACATGGAACAGTCGCTGCAAAAGAGCAAGCACGATTCGAACTGGTGGGGCGTCGCGTTGCTGGTCGCATTGGCGATCGCACGTGAAGGCAGCGAAACCGTGATCTTCCTGTACGGTCTCGGCTTTGGCCAATCGGGTCAGGTGGACGGCAGCCAGATGCTCGCGGTGGCGATCGGTCTCGGTCTCGCATTCCTGACCTTCTATGTGTTGCAGTTGGGCGGCAAGATCTTCTCGTGGCGGCTCTTCTTCCGTGTCACGGAAATCATGCTGCTGTTCCTCGGCGCGGGCCTGTTCCAGACCGGTGTCGATAAGCTGATCGACAAGGAAATCCTGCCGACAATCGTTGGCCAGATGTGGAATTCGTCGGCCATCCTCGATGATTCCAGTACGTTCGGTTCGCTGGTCGCGACACTCACCGGTTATCGCGCTCACCCTGCGTTGATGAATCTGATCGCCTACGCCGTGTACTGGCTGGTCGTCTATCTGCTGGTGCGTCGCGCGAATCGCAAGCCGGCGCAGCAGGCCGCCGGGCGCGCAGCATGA